The DNA window TCGACCGCATAGTTCCTCCGGACAACCTGGCGCCGCGCCGGATCGCCCCTGTCGAAGCCTTGATGAGGTCCGCCTTCATGCGGCCCGTTTTCGTCAAGGCCTGCCTGGAGGTTGCCACCGGCGCCGGCTATGCCGTACGCCACTGCTCCGACGAGGCGCAGTGGACGAAGGCGCTCGAATGGTTCCGCGCCGAGAACATCGACCGGGTCATCGTCGAGGACGCCATTGCCCACCGCACGTGCTGGTGCGCGACCTTCGCCGTGGAAGCGAGCCGAACGACCTTCATCGGTGCCGCCGAGCAACTCTTCTCTGCGCCCGCATGCCAGTCCGGCAGCATGATCGACCCGGCCAACCCGCTGCCTCGTGCCGGTCGCGAACTCGTCGTCGCCGTCGGCGAAGCCGCGAGGAGACAGGGCTACATCGGACTCGCCGGCCTCGATGTGGCGCTCGCTGACGATGGCCTCCTGATCGTGCTGGACCCGAACTTCCGCTTCAACGCATCGAGCACGCAGGTCCTGCTTCACACGGCAGCCACGGCGCGCGAAGGACTTGCGGTGAGCTGCTCGGCACACGCGGCAACCCTGCTTCCCTTGGAGAAGATCAGGCGTCGCATCGAAGGACCGATAGACGACGGCTGGTTCGTTCCGACGCGGCTCCTCGATGCCCGCTGGCTGCAGACCGCGGAAGGACGGTCGATGTGCACCGGCTTCGTTCTCGGCACGGACCGCCGTCAGGCTCTGGCGCGCAGCGAGGCGCTGAAGACGCTGCTGGAAGCTTGAGCGCTCGAAGAACGCCGGAAAGCGCTATTCCGCGCAAGCAGGACGCAGCACCGCATTTTTCCGAACCACCAGGAAAGGCCACGCGGCCGCCGCCTTTGCAACGGCCGCGTGGGTGAAACCGCTCAAACCCGCATCTTGCGCACTATTTCCCGAACGGCGCCGGCCGCGGAGTCTTGTCGGTCGACGGCGGAAGAACCGGCAATTGGAAGCTCGGTTGATCGCCGGTGAGCGTCTTCAGGAACGCAACGATCTCCGCATTCTCCTGGGGCGTGAACTTCTTGCCGAGCTGCAGCCGACCCATCGTGTCGACCGCTTCCGGCAGGGTGTTCGCGGCACCGTCGTGGAAGTAGGGATAGGTCATCTCGACGTTGCGCAGCGTCGGCACCTTGAAGTTGAAGCGGTCACCATCCTTGCCGGTGACGGCACTGCGACCTTCCGCCGTGCTCTTGGCCTTGTAGGGCTCGACGATCCCCATCGGGATGTTATCGGTGCCTCCCATCGAGAGGTTGTGACAGGAGTTGCAGGAGATGAACCCTGATTTCGACAGGCGTGGATCGAAATAGAGCTTCTTGCCGAGTTCTGCCATCCCGAGGTTGATCTGCTTCGGTGGCGTAATCGGCTGGATCGGTTCGTCAGCTGCGGCAGCGAAGTTGCACCACGCGGCGGCCAGCAGTGCGATGAGGACACGGATTTTCACTCTTACACCCCCCCGCTTATAGGTTGATTATGTTCTTGAAACATACCACCCCGGTATGCGGCGGGCTTGACGCAGATCAACGACTCGATTGGCCGTCAGGGGATAGGCGGAACGACCGTATTTCCGCTCCGTGCT is part of the Betaproteobacteria bacterium genome and encodes:
- a CDS encoding c-type cytochrome; amino-acid sequence: MAELGKKLYFDPRLSKSGFISCNSCHNLSMGGTDNIPMGIVEPYKAKSTAEGRSAVTGKDGDRFNFKVPTLRNVEMTYPYFHDGAANTLPEAVDTMGRLQLGKKFTPQENAEIVAFLKTLTGDQPSFQLPVLPPSTDKTPRPAPFGK